The Candidatus Methylomirabilota bacterium genome contains the following window.
TCGGCGAGGCGTACTGGGACGAGGAGCGGCGGAAGGGCGTCCTGGCGGTCGCGGTGCCGATCATGGCCGCCAACGGCACCCTGCTCGGCGTGCTGGCCGGCACGCTGAACTTCGGGACGGTGGAGCGAATGCTTGCGGGCCTCGACCCCGGCCCGGAGGGCCACGTCTATGTGGTCCGGCGGGACGGGGCGGTCATCGTCAGTTCGCGCCCAGCGGTGGCGGCCGTGATGAGCACCCGGGTGAGGGCGACGCCGCGCCTGTTCGAGGTGCCGGATGTGTCTCTAGAGTACGCCGACTACCAGGGCCAGGGGGTGGTGGGCCGGCTCACGCCGGTCTCCCAGATGCGATGGGGGGTCGTGGCCGAGGTCGGGCGTCATGCCGCCTACGCGACGATCACGCGGATGCGGAACCTGACGCTGGCCCTCATCGCAGCCGTGCTGCTGGGGATCGGGCTCACGGCCTACCTGTTCGCGCTGACCATCGTACGGCCGCTGAACCGCTTGACCGCGGCGGCGGCGAGGGTGGGCGATGACCTGGAGGTTGCCCTCCCGGTGGTGAGCCAGGGAGAAGTGGGCTACCTGACAGCGGTGTTCAACCGCATGGTGAGCCGCCTCCGGCAAGGGCGCGAGGAGCTGCAGAGGCTGTCCATCACCGACGGACTCACCGGCCTCTACAACCGCAGACACTTGATGGAGACCCTCGCGGCCGAGCTCGATCGCGCCCGGAAGCTCGAACATCGAGTCTCGGTGCTGATGATCGACGTCGACAACTTCAAGCGGTACAACGACAGCGACGGCCACCTGGCCGGCGATGCCATCCTGGTGCGGGTGGCTTCACTGCTCAAGGGCGGCATCCGCGAAGCCGATTACGGCGCGCGCTACGGCGGCGACGAATTCCTGGTGCTCCTGCGGGAGATGGGCCCGGACGAGGCGGTCCCCGTCGCCGAGCGGCTTCAGGCCGACGTGGCGCACGCCATGGAGTCGGCCGGGCCCAACCCGGTTACGGTGAGTGTCGGCGTGGCCTCGTTCCCCACGCACGGTGACAACCCGGAGGCGGTGATCGCCAGCGCTGACGCCGCGCTCTACCAGGCCAAGGAGAGGGGCCGCAACCGGATCGCAGTGGCGAGTGGGCGCCCGGTGTCGCGCGCCGCCCGCTGACGGGACCTACCGCAGGCCGACCAGGTTGTAGAACATCCAGCCCGAGCGGCCGTCGTTCCGGCTGACCCGCACCCAGACGTCTTTGTGCGAGTGTCCCGTGAGCTGGGCTCCGTCCTCGACGACGAAGGCAACCTTGTGATTGAGGCCGGGGCCT
Protein-coding sequences here:
- a CDS encoding diguanylate cyclase gives rise to the protein MRSWTRAADTVAYRFGLASIKTRLLVFAVLATLLPSLALGWRSYVLNHQYVTEKIAGNLRTITSQTAREIDLWLKERLYEMRVFSASYEVTENLERLAGGRRSPTRPPEAQRRLAQFLSSVREKFVDYEELLVAGPSGSVLVSSSERPGALRLPPDWLKLAKADTPILGEAYWDEERRKGVLAVAVPIMAANGTLLGVLAGTLNFGTVERMLAGLDPGPEGHVYVVRRDGAVIVSSRPAVAAVMSTRVRATPRLFEVPDVSLEYADYQGQGVVGRLTPVSQMRWGVVAEVGRHAAYATITRMRNLTLALIAAVLLGIGLTAYLFALTIVRPLNRLTAAAARVGDDLEVALPVVSQGEVGYLTAVFNRMVSRLRQGREELQRLSITDGLTGLYNRRHLMETLAAELDRARKLEHRVSVLMIDVDNFKRYNDSDGHLAGDAILVRVASLLKGGIREADYGARYGGDEFLVLLREMGPDEAVPVAERLQADVAHAMESAGPNPVTVSVGVASFPTHGDNPEAVIASADAALYQAKERGRNRIAVASGRPVSRAAR